TGCCCCATGTAAGGAACAACCTTGATCCAATTTGAGGAAGAGTTGCAGAGACTGGAGACCTCACAAGACCTTCAAAGAGCATAAGATATATTACAACAATGATAAAATGAAGAGCATCAAAAGAATGGATAAAAAATATTGTTATATAATCTAAACATGATGCTTTCTATAAAAATAATGTTTTAGAAAATAGAGAATTAAGCTTGTAGGAATAGGAGATATATATAATTTCAGTAAGCAATAAAAGAATAGCGACATACCTACAAGTCCATGTAGAATCTGCAGCAACAGCATCAAGCACCatcaaaaaatacaaaattgttAGTACCTTACAATGTCCATGTACAAAATGATAAGGAAACTAATAAATATGAAAATATAATGATAGAAGAAGTTTAACATAAAAGTCTATCTTTGCACAGAAAACACATAAGTGAACTTGAACCGAGTGGTGTTTCACCAACATCTATTGGATTTAATTGAGCTAACACTTCTTTCTAACTAGAAATGCAATAAGCCAATAAGTGTACCTTATGGCTGTGTGCGGTAGTGCTTGGCAACGCTATAtcattgcactagttcacacccgTAATCCTAAAACCATACCTTGCAAAAAAATTAATGTGACAAAAGCAAGAGATGAAGCTTACCTCCATGATGGCAGCTGTCTGCGCAAATTGCAGCGGCCGCTCGACAGCGCCGTAGACATCCTCATGGCCGCTCTCCCACAGCGCCAAAATCGTGTAGTACAGCACCTGCGCCCTGCGAGACCCCAAGATCCAAAGAAACCCCAGTCAGACCAACGGGACTCTGTGTCTGATCCAAGAAACGGCCAACAAAGCAATAGCGAGAACAACAGGGGAAAGGGAGCACGGACCATCCGGATCCCAATCAGGGACCCGTGTCTGATCTAAGAAATGGGCAACAAAGCAAGAGCGAGAACAGCAGCGGAAGGGAGCACGCGCCATCCGGCGAAGACTATCCAATTGTAGACAGCCAGGTAGATCCGCCGCACCGCCGAGCCGACGCCCGCCATCTCCGGAGCCGCTGAGAGGAACAAAACGCCCGGAGCCGCAGAGAGGAAGAAAACACCGAGGGTGACTGTGACCGGGGTCCTGAATTGGCTGTCAAATACTCATGGCATTCAGATTCCGACAATGGAACTTATAAGGTTATACAGGAAGATACTAAGAGGAAACTAGGAATTCTGGGTTGAATCATGAAAAGAGTCGTAGCATTTTCAATCCTTGTTTTCTCTTTACAGGACGCGACCAGTTCTGACCAACAGCTGAGAAACAAATCTGACTTGCAACAATCACAAATGAATAATCCCAAGCTAACGAAATTGTGCCAATTATCCAAGGGTGTCATGGTGCAAGGTCTTTGAAACACAAACACGGGCCAACGACTGCCCGGATTTGATTCGGCAATGAATTGGGATCCGATCAGCTAGCAAGCAGGTGGGTAAGTAGGTGGAGGGCAGTTATTGCCGCTGCAGCTGCCGTGGGACCAGCAAGCAAATTTCTATATGTTAAACGCCCACTGCTGGGCGCGCTCCTATTCGTCCACGACAGAAAAAAAATCTGTCCATGCGATGGCTGGTCGGAGGCGCAGCATCTATCCCGCACATTGCCCTCCCAAGTCTCCATTTGCTCGAATCTTCTCGGATCCTCCTATCACAGGGtgccggcggggcggggcggcgcagcCGCCACTGACACTCGCGAGTCACTTGGCCGTTAGGCTCCAACATGAGCCCCGTAACAcgatgataatgtgtattatgacagtataAGTACTGTAcgatttttttaattcaaaaacgTTAAATAAATAATTAGTTAATGggtgatagtatatagagggaatagatatgggggaatggttggagaaaagGAGTTATAGGAGGAGGAATTTTTTGAAATgagatagtaaaatatagtagaaAGTACATATAGGAGGAGTTGGATAGAGGAATGGTTAGAGCCGCCAGTTGCCAGCCTCCGCGCGCCGTCCGCTGCATGCTCCGCCGCTGCAACCTGGACTATGGGCAGCACATGAAACGCGGCGGAGGCCTCGATCGGCCCGGCGGCTAGCAGCTGCGGCTCAGATGCACGACTGCGGCCCGGTGGCTGTGGCCTTGATGTGCAGCTCCCACCCACGCGCTGTCCGGCGGCTGTGGTACCCGCCAATCCGCCGCGGATCAGTAGAACAGAGGAGGTGAAGCTGCAGCGTCGAGCTACCCGCCGGCAGCCGCACTGATCCGCCGGGCCTCCCGCCGGACCACTGCGTGCCACCGGCCCGCCACACTCCTCGGCGCAAGCAGCGAGGCCACtccgggccgccggcgccgcagctTGCTGAGGAGGATCCACCACGTcgagccgccgcgcctcccgccgggcCACCGCGCGCAGTCGCGTCGCCGCGCTCCTCGGCGCGGGCGGTGAGGCCACGCTACGCTCATCAAGGGAAAGAGATTATTGCGGACCTGGGCTCCGTCGGCGTCTCCTGCTAATGCACCGCCATCACTCGCTGCCTGCACGCAAAGGTCTGCgctgcgccgcctcctcctgccCATAACTGGCAGGAAAGACTCCAAGGTTCACTCGAGTCCATGACTCCATGTATCCTCTTTCTAGCGTAAGTTGTCCGCCCGCCTTCCAGAACATTGGCGGCGTGACGTTTTGGAGCTTGCCCAGGCACAGTGATGGCAACGGCTGGGCTGGGCGATTCAGGATTATAGATGTCCAttcgggccgcccggcccgaccTGGGCCCGGGCCCGCCCTGGCCCGGTCACCTCCGGGCCGTGCCTAGCCCGGCCCGATGCCTTAGTGGGCCGTGCCGGGTCAGCCCACgggctgcgccgccggcccaggcacgggccCACGGGCCGAATTCGTGCCGTGCTGGCCCGGGAAGCACGGGAGCTTTCTcgtgcccgtgccgccgcccgcccgctggccgccgcccctcggCCGCACGCTGCCCGCCGCTAGTGTCAGCCACCGCCGCGCCCACCGGCCGCTGCCATCCTGGATCTAGAAGCCCCGTGCCGCCCTGGCCGTCCTGGATCTAGGAGCGGCGGCTTGCTCGTCACGGGGAGCCGCACCGCCGATGGAGGTCGGAGAGGAGGGGAGCGCCGGCTGCCGGAGGTCGGAgaggagtggaggagcgccggaGGTCGGAGAGGAGGGGGCGACGCCGCCACAGCGGAGAGGGAGGCGCGCGTTGGCCAGAGAGGGGGGCGGCGCAGGGAGAGAGGTGCGCGGTGACCGAGCGTGAGCCAGAGCCCAGtgcggaggccggcgggggcggcgtcGAGCCGTCCACGACGGGGCGAGGGAGCGCAGGCCGAAGGGGCCCGCCTCGACGGCGCGGTGAGGGAGCGGAGCTGCGGTGCAGAGGCGGGCAGGCGGCGAAGGTAGGAAGGCGGCGACCGAGTGGGAAAATGGGAGCTAGGGTTCGAGAGCGGGGGTTGGGGGGGATTGGGGGTGAGGGACTGGGCCACTGGGGGCGCGCGCGCTGGCTGGCCGGCTGGGCTCTATTGTTGGAGTTAGCGGGCCGCTACCGGGCCGGCCTGCTAACTCCGTGccgggccgtgccagcccacgGGCTGGGGTGACGGCCCAAGCCCGGGCACGGGGAGCGGGCCGGGCCAGCCCGGGCACGGATTGGACCGGGtcgggccgtgcttgggccgggccaaattaGCCGTGCTTCGGACGGGCTAACGGGCTGCGGGCTGCATGGCCATCTATTTAGGATTCAGGAATGGCAGCGTGGTTGACAGGAGGAGCGTGGCCCCAAATGCCATCCTACAGTCGCAAGCGCATGTCATGTGCTCGCTGAAATGCCTATGTGAGATGTTCAAGTCCTATCGTTTTCCAAACCTACATTTCATCAGCAAAGGTAGCTGGAGGCTCTCCAGCAAATGTGTCTAATCTCTATTTTCATTTTGCAAATCTGTACTTGGATTTCATGTGGATTATTTACTTGCCTAAATGATCATCTCTACCTGCGGATGATCTCACAGATGCATCTTCTCATGTTCAGTTTCACTAACAGGAAAAAGCCACTAAGTGAACCTTCAATCAGAACAGCAACAGGGAAATGCCATGTAAGTGGATCTCTACTGCATTCTTGGATGGATCATTTTTTTCCTCATCTATAATGGTTGATGCGTAGTTATTTACTACTATTTTGGTTGCACAAATGGACCATATTTTGGTTGCACAAATGGACCAATGATGTAAGTGTTGCCCAGCATATTTTGCAAACAGTTTGCACATGCTAATTCGTCAGTTAAGTTCCAGCATCAACTTTTACTGGACTTACATTTTTTTATATTGTACACAAACTGGGCCTTCATGTTAAAGTGCTTCATCTATAAAAAAGGTAGGTGTAACAGTAGGATCGGCTGATAGGGTGAAAATGTAACGTATGAAATAGTTACCTTGATGATAGATCATTGATCAAGCTTACTCAGCATATGTTCCTTTGAATGGTCTCTTTGCCCTATGTTGTAACAATAGCATGTATCCATTTGCTATGTTTTGGTCTTACTAATGACTGGCTAATAATAAACTGCAGAATTACATGAAATGGTGCCTGGGGTGTGCATTATCTTAGCAGATCCAACTATTAAATTCTTGATCCTGTGAGTGCAGGACCTGCAATTCATGCTCGTTGCTGTCCACTGATACAATAGGATCCCCAAATCCGTGTCATTAATAAGAAAAACAATGTCTAACTAAAATGGAGGAGATCAACTTGCTCTTTCATGGCTTGAAAAATTGGTCATGAAGTTTCCGTTAAATGGTTGGTAAAGCAATTTTGGTCTCACTATATCTGTGTGCAAGATGCAAGAATTTCAGTTCGGAATTCAACTTAACACTGCTAAATTGAGACTTTTCAGAGTCATAAAAAAATCAAGGTATTCTAAGCCTTCTCTTTATACATGTGAATGCTTCTTAGTATATTCTTTTTGAAAAACTGTGTTTGGTAACTATTATTCAAAAATGTTATAGATTTTTGGGGTACAAGATTCACAGTGGCGACAAGGTCGCTCGAATCAGGCTGCATATGTGTCGCGTCCTTTCAAGGCTATGTATTTGTGTTGATCTGCTTTTGCTTTTAGTAGATTTGTACATGGTTCTGTTAGCTCCATTGGCTAATACAAGATGAGATTATATTCTGTGCACTGTTGTTTAGCTTCTAATTAGCTAGAAACGGAAAAGGAACATATTTTTAGAAAGCTTTAATTTTGCTTTTCACAGCAAGCACCTAGTGGTGGTGACATTCGTTAATTACCAACCACTATAATCAAGTACCATTGTGCTGGAATTCTTTTCCTAAGCACAGTGGTACATTAATCTCCGTGAAAACACGTATTGTAGAGCTAATGATATTATCATTATATTATTAAAGTGACTAAGGGCGCGCGCAAAGTACTCGTGCCGTCAGTAGTGAGTGCAATGAACACGCCCTcgagttttttctttcttttttttttttaaaaaaaagaccaTGCCCTTTGTATTCTCTCTTTCTGCTGTCCAAGAAAATTTATATTTTCTTGATCCTTGGGCAGTCATCAATCTGTGTAATGGCAACTCTGCGATCAAAACAGCAGAGCTGTTTGTTTGACACAGGGCTTCAgctgtttctttttttaaacCTCAACAGGTGAAGAGTGTGCAGATGTTTAAACCTCAACAAAAACAAATGTGTATAAATCTGAGTACTGGCAAAGCCCAATAGTTATATGCACCAGAAATATCAAACACTCGAGTAGCCCTCCAAGTGATAATAAAACCGTTCAGCCAACTCAACTGTCAAAAAATTAGTTCAACTAACTGGAAGATGACAGTTGAGTTAGCATGTCAATTGCACTTCTTTACAACCAAACTATCACACATCTTTAGAACACCCAAACTAATGTTACATGACCTGACCACCCAAAGAAGCACACTGATAAAACAGACATACTCCATCTTTAAATTACTTCCTCGCCTTTCAGATGTATTGCCTGTATGTGGTACTATATTACAAGACCTATCTTTCCAGAAGACCGCAGATTAATCAGATTCGCTAGAAATGCAGCTTTCTACAATGCAGCAGAGAGGATCCCCAGTTCAACGCAGAGGGGTTCAAACCCTTCCTCTTCCAATAAGGAAAGGGCAGCCAGGCCGTAGTAAGAATGGTAGATGTCTGGGATCCGATTGTGTGAAAATTTTGTAAAGCCTCCATACTGTTGTGCTCACAGATAAGCAAGATCACATGCAGAAGGCAAGAACCATTATAGAATGCATACATTTACTCAGAACATACCATCTTAACATTCTGTCTGACAAGCATTGCTAAGGCCAAAAGTACAAAGATGAAAAGGTGGCATTAACTAATGTGAAGTATGTTTCAATAAGACAACATGATTTAGTGCATAGAAAAGTTGAGTGCAGCATATGACAAAGGTAGCAAACATAAATGTTCCTCAAACTCAAACAATCACGGTTGGGAACCAACTGCAggatattaaaaaaaatcataaaagagAATGAAAGGTGGGTGAAGCTATTCTCTTCATAATGTAAGCAGATGCGGAAGGATAGAAAACTTGGGAGACCGAACCTAAATACCTACCTTCCATCTGGTTGTTGGAGCTTTTTCATAGACAATAAAAGTGACTTGCTATCAATATTTGCTAGATCGTAGCCATCTTCAGGATAGCAAGGGCAGAATAAGTGCTTGCAAGATGACTGCCATTGTGGCAAGGGTCCTGTGACATAGCATGCTTCaaaatttaacaaaaaaaaacatatcaaAACATAAATGTGAAAATGTACAACATATCAAAACATAAATGCACCTCTCTTTTCATAGCTATGTTCCACGTACATCGTCCCAATTACTCAGGGATCACGTTCCCTTCAACGTACCAATCATCCCGAAGAGGTATACCCCCTGAAGAACCGGGATCTTAAAATTGTCGATCCACATTCCACGTACCCCATTCCGCGTACCTTCGTACCGGGAACTTTTGTGACTGTACAGGTACATTTTACTCCTTCAGCAGACTATGCCAAATCTGAGGCATACTTCACAAAGTTCACATAATAAGCTATCACAATTGACTAGGATAAACTTAGTCAGGTAAGCATCTAAGCAGCACCCAACTGCTTAGGCTACTGAATGCTACCTAGAAGACAGAAAATTTAGAGTACAATATTGTGCCACTTTGCTGCTACAGCATCAATTCCTTTAGACAGAAATGCTGTACAAGTGTACATGTATTTCCCATGAAACAAATCATGGTGAATATAGGCATGACATGTCAAGAAGAGTTGTATAGTATCTCCCAGTCTCAGTCACCTGAAAGGACATAAATACCTAGAATAGACTAATTAACTTAACAGGTCAGATGTTAGTGTCACTCATCGAAGCCTTCAGAAACATCGAAAAGTACACCCGGtcatccatccgtccatctaaGTGGTATTCTGCTACCTCCATACTTGCAACCACCTGCATTTATCACTAACTTCACACTTGTCACCTCCAGGATTTATCATTATGAATACTACTTGTGCTTACCAGTATGAATTCTTCAACTAATTTATTTAATACAATTCAATTGTACTCATTGTCCCAATTTAATGGGATTACAGAGAGCTACAGTTATTTCAACTTTCTTTCTGTCACAAGCTTTGGATGTTCCTCTTCTACCTCCTTGTACTAGGTGCTGCcttcctaaccagcctaccatCTATTATATAGTAAAAAACAGCCTACCATCTAAAAGCTTCTTTCCAAGAAAATTGTATGTTCAGGAGGAGAATGTTACTATATAGCAACTCGATTTCCAAATGCAGAGATATGTTGCTGCCTAGATCTATGCTATTTTGCAAATAAGTTACACTAACTGCGACCAAAACAACCGCAGGATGCCCCTGCCAACTGTAATCAAGATCATCACTGGAAGAATAAAATCACTGGAAGAACGCAGCACGCAGGCGCATCCAAAACATCACAAATCACTGGAAGAATAAAATTCCAAACATCTAAACTTCCATGTAATTCTTGAAGCGGATCGATAGAAGATGGTGTCgcagcggagctggcggcgggaTCTTACCCAGTTGAGCTCCCGAAGGAGCGAGAGGCCGCCTACAGAGAAGTAACCGAGGGTGAGGTGGTTGACCTCCTACAGCGCGTAGTCACCGGGAAGCTCGGTGGCCATGACATCGAAGAACGCCACGTGGTGCGCATGCGCAAAGTCCCGCGTGGCAGACCTAGAATTGGAACTTAGGGTATGCCATGTCAAAATTTCAACATACAATTTGATATTAAGTACAATATTAAAAAAATCGGTACACAACAAAAAAGTACCATGAGCAGTTCGGTATGTAAGCAATTAGGTTCGATACTTGCATAGATTACAATATAAATAGTAGAAGTACATTAAGTCTTAAAAATGCATAAAATAAGCTGACACCGGAAGCGGAAGAAGCAAGATCAATTTGAGTTGAGTTCATGTGTTATGATGGGgggttttacatttttaccattataacgaaTGTCGCTCATCAGATTATCACTCTTAGAATGACACCTACAACTATACCAGCGGAGAGAAGTTTGacttacatttttaccacatttgctgatgtggcacgccACGCCAGCTCCACACGCTGGTGCCCCGTCAGCAGGCTCAGGTGAAATGTCCTCCTTGTCCCTGATATGCTACTATCTCCCTCTCCGACAGCTGGGTCCCGCACGCCATCTCACTTCCATGtggaccccacatgtcagcttCGTCTCCTACCTCTGGTACCTGCCCATCTCCGCACCATCTCCGCACCTCCGGCGACCCGAGGTAGGGTGGCTGGGTACGCGCGCGGCTAGGAAGGCACGTGACCGTCGGGAGCCCGCGGGGCACGGCTGGGCAGGCGCACAGCCGCCGGGAGCCCGCGGCCGCTGGTCATGTGTGGCCGGGGCGCAGCCTCCCACCAAGTGAGCCACAATAACCAATAAAGCACTACCCAAGAAGATTGAATTGATCCCAATCCAAAGCCAAATCAGAGAGCGCCAACGCAAAGGCTAAAGGTGGACGGGGCGCAGCCACCTACCACGTCATTGGCCAGCCATGCGCTGATGCAAAGGCAGAGGGTGGATCTTAGGGCGCGACCGGCACAGCAGGCGTCGCCGGCGCTGGATCCCCTCCCAGCAGCGTGGGTGCGTGTGACACGGTGTGGGCTTGGAGGCTCGAGGGACGGACGGGCAGTTACCAGAGGTAGGAGACAGAGCTGACGTGTGGGTCACATATGGAAGTGAGATGAGCTATGGGACCCAACTgtcggagagggagagagagtagCAAATCAGGGACAAGGAGGACATTTCACCTGAGCAGCGTGTGGAGCTGGCGTGGCGTGCCACATTAGCAaatgtggtaaaaatgtaagtCAAACTTCTCTCCGCTGGTATAGTTGTAGGTGTCATTCTAAGAGTGATAATCTAATGAGCGCCATCggttataatggtaaaaatgtaaaaaccccGTTATGATGTGTGCAAGAACTCGTGTAGAGATGAATGTATATGGACAGCTCAGATTGAAATTTTACCATACGATGGTCAACCCTAGTACTAGCAAGATGAGATTGCAAAAGAAACATATGCTAGTATTAGCAAGACCTAGAGCTCTACTATAGGTGATTTGATGGAGGAAGAAAGACTCACCACTGCATAGAAGGAGTCGTCGAAAAACGAAGAAAAATTGCCTTGGAGGCAATTCACCGAACACCCTGAGTGCGCCCTGTGTACGGGAGGGGCGGAAGAGaggagctcggctcggcttggcTGCGGCGGTGCTGTGCGCGCACTGGTGGGAAGCCTCCACTGGGTCTGGGGGTGGGTGCGGGCCGGCGCCGGTGGCACTGCGGCAGCCCGCAGCCGGCAGGCGGAAGCGGCTGCCTCCTGGCCGGCGGCAGGCAGAGGCGGGGGCCGCGGATGGCGCCACGGCGGaccaggcggcggccggggacggcGTACCAGGCGACCGGCGCGTGAGGAGAGCTGGAGAGGAGTCGGGGGCCAGGACGgtcggggcgggggcggaggcggaggcggcgtcggcgtccccGTGAGgagccggcggaggcggcgtccgCGTGAGCCGTGAGGAGAGGGAGTCGGACAGCCCGAAGCAGCCGGCACGCAAGTCGCCGTGTCCTCCCGTTCCATCGGTTCGATCTGACTGATCGACGGCGTGGTAAATGCGCATGCGCCCTTGCATTCATAGCCTGGATGGCGGCGGCCAAGCTAGGCGTCTCGCCGGCGTGGACAGCGACCGCCGGCGGCCAACCAAATTAGTTGCGTCGCGGAACGAGCGGCATGAATCGCGAACAGCACCACACGCTCAGGCTCAGAGGAATGGAAAACCGGGGGCACACGTCGGAGGCCCGCAGCCGGCGAGGAtgacgcggccgcggcggtgcggcggagaAAGCCCAGCAGCATGTGCGTTGCGCTCCGCGCGTGTGGCGTCGCTCGCTGGCTGCTCGCcgcagcggcggtcggcggaGACGGGGGGCGGACGAGGGAGAGCCAGTTGTGGAAGCTGACCGGTGGgctccattttttttttcttcttccgaAATTTGACGTGCAGCGTGGTTAGACTGTTCGAGGCCCATAAGGAGCCCATGAACTTGGTGGGTCGCAGCAATGCGAATTGGGCTCATTCACGGACATTTGGACCGCGACTATAGATTGTCATCCGATATTTTGCAGATATACCCCCTACTAGTTTCGATATTCTGGCCGCGCGTTTTACAGAATAGCCCTCGATTAGGTCCCCGCCGGCGGATTCCGTCGCCGGCTTCGCCgccgagcgacggcggcgcgtgtCCGGACGATCTCGCCAAAGTCGAGCACCGGTAGCGCGTCGCGACTAACCTTGCCgtccgcggcggccgctgctCTGTCCGGCCCGCATCCCCGGAGTCACGCAGAGGAGCGGAGCAGCACGAGCTCTGCTGGGGCATGTCTTCGTCTGCTCGACGATCTCCAGCCGAaaatgccggcggcggcgcggtgcgaaTGTATGGCGGCGGATTGTCCAGTGGGCCCCAGAGCGTTCGTGCTACCTCCGCAATTCAAATAGGGGCAATAATGCTCCGGTGGCTTCGCCGGCGTGGCCTCCCGTTCCATCGATT
This sequence is a window from Panicum virgatum strain AP13 chromosome 7K, P.virgatum_v5, whole genome shotgun sequence. Protein-coding genes within it:
- the LOC120641618 gene encoding very-long-chain (3R)-3-hydroxyacyl-CoA dehydratase PASTICCINO 2A-like; amino-acid sequence: MYVEHSYEKRGPLPQWQSSCKHLFCPCYPEDGYDLANIDSKSLLLSMKKLQQPDGSQFRTPVTVTLGVFFLSAAPGVLFLSAAPEMAGVGSAVRRIYLAVYNWIVFAGWAQVLYYTILALWESGHEDVYGAVERPLQFAQTAAIMEILHGLVGLVRSPVSATLPQIGSRLFLTWGILWSFPETRSNILVTSLVISWSITEIIRYSFFGMKEIFGFAPSWLLWLRYSTFMVLYPTGISSEVGLIFAALPHMMASQRYCLRLPNKWNFSYDYSYTSILALAVYIPGSPHMFKYMLSQCKKALSKSKTV